The proteins below come from a single bacterium genomic window:
- the miaA gene encoding tRNA (adenosine(37)-N6)-dimethylallyltransferase MiaA yields MIAIVGPTAVGKTAVAIELTALIGGEIVSADSMAIYKGMDIGTAKPTAEEQLRARFHLIDVADPAESFNVGEFQRLAHDAIDDISHRNPPAIIVGGSGLYVRAAIDGLDESIPADNKEFRQRMVEQARLYGNEYVHGMLAKVDPVSAQRIHPNNLKRVIRALEIYDLTGSRPSDVFEKDSRRESRYPDARFFGLTMDRKMLYARVEDRVDMMIDTGLVEEVSRLICSGIDPDTTAMQGLGYKEIAGYLRGEYGFDKAVELLKKNTRRFAKRQYTWFRADPRVQWIDVEGRTAAEVSLIIKESLDK; encoded by the coding sequence GTGATCGCGATAGTCGGACCCACCGCTGTGGGTAAGACGGCTGTGGCGATAGAACTGACGGCGCTTATCGGCGGTGAGATTGTATCGGCGGACTCGATGGCCATCTATAAAGGCATGGATATCGGGACAGCCAAACCGACCGCCGAGGAACAGTTGCGTGCACGGTTTCATCTGATCGATGTGGCCGATCCGGCAGAGTCATTTAACGTGGGTGAGTTTCAAAGACTCGCCCATGATGCAATAGATGATATATCACATCGAAATCCACCCGCCATTATCGTGGGAGGCAGTGGGTTGTATGTGCGGGCAGCTATTGACGGGCTGGACGAGTCGATACCTGCTGATAATAAAGAATTTCGGCAAAGGATGGTTGAACAGGCGCGTCTATATGGTAATGAATACGTGCATGGCATGCTCGCGAAGGTCGATCCAGTGTCGGCACAGCGAATCCATCCAAATAACCTGAAACGAGTAATACGAGCGCTGGAAATATACGATCTGACGGGATCCAGACCCTCGGATGTCTTTGAAAAGGATTCCAGGAGAGAATCACGTTATCCAGACGCCCGGTTTTTCGGTCTGACTATGGACCGCAAAATGCTATACGCGCGAGTTGAGGATCGCGTGGATATGATGATAGATACCGGCCTTGTCGAAGAAGTCTCGCGGCTCATATGCTCGGGCATCGATCCAGATACGACCGCAATGCAGGGCCTTGGCTATAAGGAAATAGCCGGCTATCTGAGAGGAGAATACGGTTTTGACAAGGCCGTCGAACTCCTCAAAAAGAACACCAGGCGGTTTGCCAAGAGGCAATACACTTGGTTCCGAGCCGACCCACGAGTGCAATGGATTGACGTGGAAGGACGAACCGCCGCAGAGGTGTCATTAATAATAAAGGAGTCCTTAGACAAATGA
- a CDS encoding GNAT family N-acetyltransferase yields MLIRNATIEDAAGIARVAIDTWRTAYRGLMDDEYLDNTSYERSEQGWQRGLAEKNCFTFVATDDDGRIIGFAHAGPERDGDPTYKCELYALYVLQEYQGRGIGKALFDKVAERFTSDGTGGMIIWVLTENKSRMFYEHINGRFIRRKTLTIGGRELEASAYGWDTPIES; encoded by the coding sequence ATGCTTATTCGTAATGCCACAATTGAAGATGCGGCGGGCATTGCCAGGGTTGCCATTGACACATGGCGGACCGCTTACCGCGGTCTGATGGACGATGAATACCTCGATAATACGAGTTATGAGCGCTCAGAACAAGGCTGGCAAAGAGGTCTGGCCGAAAAAAATTGCTTCACATTCGTGGCGACCGATGATGACGGCAGAATCATTGGGTTTGCTCATGCGGGTCCAGAGAGAGATGGCGATCCGACCTATAAGTGTGAACTTTACGCATTATACGTTCTTCAAGAATATCAAGGTAGGGGTATAGGTAAGGCTCTGTTCGATAAGGTTGCTGAGAGATTCACATCCGATGGCACCGGCGGCATGATTATTTGGGTACTTACTGAAAATAAATCGCGCATGTTCTACGAGCACATAAATGGCCGCTTTATAAGGCGTAAAACCCTCACCATTGGCGGGCGTGAGCTTGAAGCCAGCGCATATGGTTGGGATACACCCATTGAATCTTAA
- a CDS encoding LL-diaminopimelate aminotransferase — MKKAKRLGKVPPYLFMEISRLKAKVMAEGRDIIDLGIGDPDQPTPEPIVDKLCEVAREAEYHRYDESEAGCPALMETAARWYKKRFDVDIDPDTETVLLIGSIDGLAHLCWTLIDPGDISLVPDPGYTVYRVNTLMAGGEPVPMPLLEKNNFLPDLTAIPTDTAKAARLMFVNYPNNPTGAVADLDFYRDVVDFARQYDIAVCSDLAYSEVTYDGYSAPSILQVPGSKDFCIEMNTLSKTYNMTGWRIGFGVGNSELVAALNDLKTNVDSRQFQPIGLAAAYALENVSNKSMLDLYSKRRDILVDGLNALGWNLKKPKASLYVWAKVPERYTSSEFAKLLLNEAGVLVIPGNSYGEYGEGYVRMALTVLGDNDGDRITEAVSRIKSMKLKF, encoded by the coding sequence TTGAAAAAGGCAAAGAGACTGGGCAAAGTGCCGCCCTATTTGTTCATGGAGATATCCAGGCTGAAGGCCAAGGTCATGGCTGAAGGCAGAGACATTATAGACCTTGGGATCGGAGACCCGGACCAGCCCACACCCGAACCGATTGTGGACAAGCTATGTGAAGTGGCAAGAGAGGCCGAGTATCACAGGTATGACGAATCGGAAGCCGGATGCCCAGCGCTCATGGAAACGGCAGCCAGGTGGTATAAGAAACGGTTTGACGTGGATATCGACCCGGACACCGAGACAGTGCTGCTGATCGGCTCAATAGATGGACTTGCCCACCTCTGCTGGACACTGATCGACCCGGGGGATATCAGCCTTGTGCCTGACCCGGGCTATACTGTCTATAGGGTCAACACACTGATGGCAGGCGGCGAACCCGTGCCGATGCCGCTCCTTGAAAAGAACAACTTCCTGCCCGACCTTACGGCAATCCCCACCGATACGGCCAAAGCTGCTAGGTTGATGTTCGTCAACTACCCCAATAATCCCACCGGCGCGGTGGCCGACCTCGACTTCTACAGAGATGTAGTCGACTTTGCAAGGCAATATGACATTGCCGTCTGCAGCGACCTGGCATACTCGGAAGTCACATATGACGGCTATAGTGCGCCCAGCATACTTCAGGTTCCAGGATCAAAAGACTTTTGCATCGAGATGAACACGCTTTCCAAAACATATAACATGACCGGGTGGAGAATAGGCTTCGGTGTCGGCAACAGCGAACTGGTCGCAGCCCTAAATGACCTTAAGACCAATGTCGATTCGAGGCAGTTCCAGCCGATAGGACTTGCCGCAGCATATGCTTTGGAAAATGTTTCTAATAAGAGTATGCTCGATCTATATAGTAAGAGAAGAGACATACTGGTCGATGGTCTCAATGCTCTTGGTTGGAACTTGAAAAAGCCCAAGGCGTCGCTCTATGTGTGGGCGAAAGTGCCCGAAAGATATACTTCTTCGGAGTTTGCCAAGCTGCTGCTCAACGAAGCGGGAGTGCTGGTCATTCCAGGAAACAGCTACGGCGAATATGGCGAAGGATATGTCCGCATGGCGCTTACCGTGCTTGGAGATAATGATGGCGACCGAATTACAGAGGCTGTGAGCAGGATCAAGAGCATGAAACTCAAATTTTGA
- the dapF gene encoding diaminopimelate epimerase — translation MHGAGNDFVVIDGAKEIITEEQLPAVAKHACKRQFGIGGDGIILVLPSRIANFRMRMFNPDGTEAEMCGNGIRCFAKYLYDRKLHNDVIMSVETLGGIKTLKLNATGGKVQTVRVDMGEPGLLRSEIPMKGTASDKVVAEPLKVAGKKIEVTCVSMGNPHCVTFVDHVDEVPVEKVGPEVENHSSFPQRTNVEFIEVMNQQEIKMRVWERGAGETLACGTGACASAVASMLNNKVQKKVTVHLRGGDLFIEWLGDNKVYMTGPAEEVFEGKVNTAEFKKWISEG, via the coding sequence ATGCATGGCGCCGGTAATGACTTCGTGGTAATCGACGGCGCTAAAGAAATAATAACTGAAGAACAATTGCCGGCAGTCGCAAAGCATGCATGCAAACGACAGTTTGGTATAGGTGGAGATGGAATTATCCTGGTCTTGCCGTCGCGCATCGCCAACTTCCGTATGCGCATGTTTAACCCGGACGGCACCGAAGCCGAAATGTGCGGCAACGGAATCCGCTGTTTCGCAAAATATTTGTATGACCGAAAGCTGCACAACGACGTTATTATGAGTGTGGAAACCCTGGGTGGGATAAAGACACTTAAGCTCAATGCGACAGGCGGCAAGGTGCAGACTGTACGAGTGGATATGGGCGAGCCTGGACTGCTGCGGTCTGAAATACCGATGAAAGGCACCGCAAGTGATAAAGTGGTTGCCGAACCGTTGAAGGTCGCGGGGAAAAAGATCGAAGTCACATGCGTTTCGATGGGAAATCCGCACTGCGTGACATTCGTCGACCATGTGGACGAGGTTCCCGTGGAAAAGGTCGGACCGGAAGTGGAAAACCACTCATCGTTCCCGCAGAGGACAAATGTCGAGTTCATTGAAGTCATGAACCAGCAGGAAATCAAGATGCGTGTGTGGGAGCGTGGAGCGGGCGAGACTCTGGCCTGCGGAACAGGAGCATGTGCATCCGCCGTAGCATCTATGCTCAACAATAAAGTGCAGAAGAAAGTCACCGTCCACCTGAGGGGCGGCGACCTGTTCATAGAGTGGCTCGGCGACAACAAAGTATATATGACCGGCCCCGCCGAAGAAGTGTTCGAGGGGAAGGTAAATACGGCTGAGTTCAAGAAGTGGATATCTGAAGGTTAG
- the hflX gene encoding GTPase HflX: MNLNEISTTDKALLVVIDPKGNWEADANTEELRELVDSAGIEIVDEMHIRRDDPDPRYYIGKGNAEEAYLRVTDADASVVIIGEDLSPTQQRNLSDATKCEVIDRTQLILDIFAQRARTSEGNLQVELAQLQYLLPRLTGQGTSMSRIGGGSAGGIATRGPGETKLETDRRRVRKRISILRHELDGVVQHRKVQKRSRRKLMVPNASLVGYTSAGKSTLMNLLAGTDVSANARLFETLDPTTRRVELEGQCSIILSDTVGFLRNLPHGLIAAFRATLEEVIEADFLIHVVDAAHPFFRQQYESVIEVLAELDVEDKPIITVFNKSDLVKDQYELRRLVAEIPDSCYMSAQTGEGVEYLHRLLCKVIGEMMSRIEAMLPYDRGDLLAMCHDKGRVIMQEYLPEGVHLEVELSPDLADKLREFKTEFPSS; this comes from the coding sequence TTGAATCTTAATGAGATCAGCACAACCGATAAAGCGCTTTTGGTGGTCATCGATCCTAAAGGCAATTGGGAAGCCGATGCCAATACCGAAGAACTGCGCGAGCTTGTGGACAGCGCAGGTATCGAGATCGTCGATGAGATGCATATCCGGCGAGATGACCCTGACCCGCGCTATTACATAGGCAAAGGCAACGCGGAGGAAGCGTATTTGCGTGTGACCGATGCGGATGCGTCGGTGGTGATAATAGGTGAAGACCTCTCCCCCACCCAACAAAGAAACCTCAGCGATGCAACCAAGTGCGAAGTGATCGACCGCACTCAGCTCATACTCGACATATTCGCTCAGCGCGCCCGTACAAGTGAGGGAAACCTGCAGGTGGAACTTGCCCAGCTTCAATATCTGCTTCCCAGGCTCACAGGCCAGGGCACATCCATGTCGCGTATCGGCGGCGGCAGCGCTGGTGGAATCGCCACACGCGGACCGGGTGAGACTAAGCTCGAAACAGACCGCAGACGCGTTCGCAAACGGATCTCCATCCTGCGACATGAGCTTGATGGGGTCGTCCAGCACAGAAAAGTCCAGAAACGATCCAGACGAAAGCTGATGGTCCCAAATGCCTCCCTGGTCGGCTATACCAGCGCCGGCAAATCCACCCTAATGAATCTGCTGGCAGGAACAGATGTCTCAGCTAATGCAAGGCTGTTCGAGACGCTGGATCCCACGACTCGGCGGGTCGAACTGGAAGGCCAGTGCTCAATTATCCTGTCCGACACAGTCGGCTTTCTGCGCAATTTGCCGCACGGGCTTATTGCCGCTTTTCGCGCCACACTGGAAGAGGTAATCGAAGCGGATTTTCTGATACATGTGGTCGATGCGGCTCACCCGTTCTTCAGGCAGCAATATGAATCGGTCATAGAAGTGCTGGCGGAACTGGATGTCGAAGACAAGCCTATCATCACGGTCTTCAATAAGAGTGATCTTGTGAAAGATCAATATGAACTCAGGAGGCTCGTCGCGGAGATTCCCGATTCATGCTATATGTCCGCTCAAACAGGCGAAGGAGTGGAATATCTACATCGGCTTTTATGTAAAGTCATCGGCGAGATGATGAGCCGAATTGAAGCAATGCTGCCATATGACAGAGGCGACCTCCTGGCGATGTGCCACGACAAGGGACGCGTCATTATGCAGGAATATTTGCCGGAAGGGGTGCACTTGGAAGTGGAATTGT
- a CDS encoding LL-diaminopimelate aminotransferase, protein MERAKRLDLIPPYLFGEISRLKAKAIAEGKDLVDLGIGDPDQPTPQGVIDRLCEAANDPETHRYDETEAGWPLFLEAAAGWYKKRFDVDIDPKSEAMLLLGSKDGLAHLCWAMINPGDISLVPDPGYTVYKVNTLMAGGDIHQMPLLEENGFVPDLGDIPTDIAKKAKLMFLNYPNNPTGAVATLDFYNDVVRFAKDYDIAVCSDLAYSEVTYDGYNAPSMLQADEAKDVVIEMHSLSKTYNMTGWRIGFAVGNKDLITHLNKLKSNIDSRQFPAVDIAAAYALENVSNQPTLDLYKKRRDILVDGLNGLGWNVKKPVASLYVWAKVPEGYTSADFAKMLLTDAGVLVIPGNGYGEYGEGYVRMSLTVSGDKDGDRMAEAVRRIKEIEVKWS, encoded by the coding sequence GTGGAACGAGCAAAAAGACTTGACCTTATACCGCCATATCTGTTCGGTGAAATATCTCGGCTAAAGGCCAAAGCCATCGCCGAAGGTAAAGATCTGGTAGACCTCGGAATCGGCGATCCAGATCAGCCTACTCCGCAGGGCGTGATCGACAGGCTCTGTGAAGCGGCAAATGACCCGGAGACTCATCGCTATGACGAGACCGAAGCCGGCTGGCCGCTGTTCCTTGAAGCTGCCGCCGGGTGGTATAAGAAGCGGTTCGACGTTGACATAGACCCTAAGTCTGAGGCAATGCTCCTGCTCGGTTCCAAAGATGGGCTGGCTCACCTCTGCTGGGCTATGATTAATCCGGGAGATATCAGCCTTGTACCGGACCCGGGTTACACGGTCTATAAGGTCAACACCCTTATGGCGGGCGGCGATATCCATCAGATGCCGCTGCTTGAGGAAAATGGGTTCGTGCCGGACCTGGGTGACATACCCACGGATATCGCCAAAAAGGCAAAGTTGATGTTCCTCAACTACCCGAACAACCCGACAGGTGCTGTGGCGACACTTGATTTCTACAATGACGTGGTGCGTTTTGCGAAGGATTACGACATCGCGGTCTGCAGCGACCTGGCATACTCCGAAGTGACCTATGACGGATATAATGCGCCGAGCATGCTTCAAGCGGATGAGGCAAAAGACGTAGTAATTGAAATGCATTCGCTCTCGAAGACGTATAACATGACTGGGTGGAGAATCGGATTCGCGGTCGGAAACAAAGACCTTATCACTCATTTGAACAAACTAAAGTCGAATATAGATTCACGGCAGTTCCCGGCGGTCGATATCGCCGCCGCATATGCTCTGGAGAACGTGTCCAACCAGCCTACTCTCGATCTATATAAAAAGAGGAGAGATATCCTTGTCGATGGTCTCAACGGGTTGGGATGGAATGTGAAAAAGCCTGTGGCATCGCTCTATGTTTGGGCAAAAGTGCCCGAGGGCTACACCTCAGCAGATTTTGCCAAGATGCTGCTCACCGATGCGGGTGTGCTGGTTATTCCAGGCAACGGGTATGGAGAGTATGGCGAGGGATATGTGCGGATGTCGCTTACCGTCTCCGGCGATAAGGACGGTGACAGAATGGCTGAAGCTGTGCGCAGAATCAAAGAAATAGAAGTAAAATGGAGTTAG
- the hfq gene encoding RNA chaperone Hfq — MNKAQMNLQDTFLNQVRKDNIPVTIYLTSGVQLKGLVRGFDSFTVVLETPGKPSQLVYKHAMASVVPLKFVQLAPKDERETAPAEEETP; from the coding sequence ATGAACAAGGCACAGATGAACCTGCAGGATACGTTCCTGAACCAGGTCAGAAAAGACAACATTCCCGTCACTATTTACCTCACCAGCGGTGTGCAGCTCAAGGGGCTGGTGCGTGGGTTCGACTCTTTTACAGTCGTGCTCGAAACACCAGGCAAACCGTCGCAGCTTGTATATAAGCATGCAATGGCATCGGTGGTACCGCTCAAATTCGTTCAGCTTGCACCAAAAGATGAACGCGAAACCGCTCCTGCCGAAGAAGAGACTCCATAG